In Triticum urartu cultivar G1812 chromosome 6, Tu2.1, whole genome shotgun sequence, the following proteins share a genomic window:
- the LOC125513720 gene encoding uncharacterized protein LOC125513720 isoform X3 → MDFSVEDGKRLWSLVWKQVVLVDKKRRWLESMTPKSDGCNIRLKRPKFLADAFLAESDIRSDEVSCEKVTANVAKSYGLQRGGHNHHLVQDGLRLLNLPRGEDGSLSPESLNIMHSTINKLSNGALQSVAKIISRTNCSFNKTRPLLREIVTYHLPCYLAKLDHEDVIMFELSEILRNPGSYQSDSLSLVTPVSPLLLSSINQALDRLDGIPDQALVAVNRKLIGKTCMPKFWHVPRSSSRGHLIEIVRKRCKMIIARIEEGYMPKRLAKAMSVVNLYWKQKLRSMDISQLEYFPFSKETVSLQNDILNALWLLPKLQHDDLKLLRPILDPDPKFRKMQFRVSLRKYLLECLFESDEGDLPDEAHQAIAFINRISQCESACLTERRKNAEVDSVLNVSSQLRALAYYDTDDCSDADKLMSLGSVNCTGDNDFVLPETNYFHYKFEQHMDEPCSSNSTPKVVDMDECCSAESTRAAHHVQEAEHLGSKLEEVFRKPCEGTENSGATPHYRDNLALEEAVDTNHLKTPVHSKDLSEICDETSTAAYMLIGQILDKWLLVENGEVEELTRHYLGGGLVSEGPQDTRELLNVTDNKNLKGDILVHAVERILPNLPRRRGAILVAT, encoded by the exons ATGGACTTCTCCGTCGAGGATGGCAAAAGGCTATGGTCGCTTGTTTGGAAGCAGGTGGTCCTGGTCGACAAGAAACGAAGGTGGTTGGAGTCGATGACTCCCAAATCGGATGGCTGCAACATACGACTGAAGCGACCAAAGTTCTTGGCTGATGC GTTCTTGGCTGAATCAGATATACGGAGTGACGAA GTGTCTTGCGAAAAAGTGACAGCCAATGTTGCAAAAAGTTATGGTCTGCAGCGCGGTGGCCACAACCATCACTTGGTTCAGGATGGTCTCAGGCTTCTTAACTTACCAAGAGGGGAAGATGGCTCATTGAGTCCAGAAAGTCTGAACATTATGCATAGCACAATCAATAAGTTAAGCAATGGAGCACTTCAATCAGTGGCTAAAATCATCAGCCGCACCAACTGTAGTTTTAATAAGACTAGACCACTGTTAAGAGAAATTGTAACATACCATCTTCCGTGTTACTTAGCCAAGCTGGATCATGAAGATGTCATCATGTTTGAGTTGTCTGAAATTTTGAGAAATCCTGGCAGCTACCAATCTGATTCGTTGAGCCTTGTCACACCTGTGTCACCACTGCTTCTGTCATCTATCAACCAAGCTTTGGATAGACTTGATGGGATTCCTGACCAAGCTCTTGTTGCAGTGAACAGGAAGCTCATAGGAAAAACATGTATGCCGAAATTCTGGCATGTGCCTCGGTCTTCCAGTAGAGGGCATCTTATTGAAATAGTGAGGAAAAGATGCAAAATGATTATAGCGCGTATTGAGGAAGGTTACATGCCAAAGAGATTAGCAAAGGCCATGTCAGTGGTGAACCTATACTGGAAGCAGAAGTTGAGATCCATGGATATTTCTCAGTTAGAGTACTTCCCCTTTTCAAAAGAAACAGTGTCTTTGCAAAATGATATCCTGAATGCTCTTTGGTTGCTTCCAAAACTCCAGCATGATGACCTAAAATTGCTGCGTCCCATATTGGACCCAGATCCTAAATTTCGAAAGATGCAATTTAGAGTATCTTTGAGGAAGTACTTGTTAGAATGCTTGTTTGAATCTGATGAAGGTGATTTGCCAGATGAGGCCCATCAAGCCATAGCCTTTATAAATCGGATTTCTCAATGTGAAAGTGCCTGTCTGACAGAACGAAGGAAGAATGCTGAAGTAGATTCTGTATTGAATGTAAGCAGTCAACTCAGAGCTTTGGCATATTATGATACCGATGACTGTTCAGACgcggacaagttgatgagcttagGGAGTGTCAACTGCACTGGGGATAATGATTTCGTACTCCCTGAGACCAACTATTTCCACTATAAATTTGAGCAGCATATGGATGAGCCTTGTTCTTCGAATAGTACACCCAAAGTTGTTGATATGGACGAGTGTTGTTCGGCTGAATCTACCAGAGCTGCACATCATGTTCAAGAAGCTGAACATCTAGGTTCCAAATTAGAGGAGGTTTTCAGGAAACCATGTGAAGGAACTGAAAACTCTGGAGCCACTCCACATTACAGAGACAACCTTGCTTTGGAGGAGGCTGTTGATACCAATCATTTGAAGACGCCAGTGCACTCTAAGGATCTCTCCGAGATCTGTGATGAAACTTCAACAGCAGCCTACATGCTCATTGGACAAATTTTGGATAAATGGCTACTTGTAGAGAACGGCGAAGTGGAAGAGCTCACCAGACATTATCTTGGAGGGGGCTTGGTTTCTGAAGGTCCACAAG ACACTAGAGAATTGCTGAATGTAACAGATAATAAGAACCTGAAGGGTGACATTCTAGTGCATGCCGTGGAACGCATCTTGCCCAATTTGCCGAGAAG GAGAGGGGCTATTTTAGTTGCAACCTGA
- the LOC125513720 gene encoding uncharacterized protein LOC125513720 isoform X4, which translates to MRRFLAESDIRSDEVSCEKVTANVAKSYGLQRGGHNHHLVQDGLRLLNLPRGEDGSLSPESLNIMHSTINKLSNGALQSVAKIISRTNCSFNKTRPLLREIVTYHLPCYLAKLDHEDVIMFELSEILRNPGSYQSDSLSLVTPVSPLLLSSINQALDRLDGIPDQALVAVNRKLIGKTCMPKFWHVPRSSSRGHLIEIVRKRCKMIIARIEEGYMPKRLAKAMSVVNLYWKQKLRSMDISQLEYFPFSKETVSLQNDILNALWLLPKLQHDDLKLLRPILDPDPKFRKMQFRVSLRKYLLECLFESDEGDLPDEAHQAIAFINRISQCESACLTERRKNAEVDSVLNVSSQLRALAYYDTDDCSDADKLMSLGSVNCTGDNDFVLPETNYFHYKFEQHMDEPCSSNSTPKVVDMDECCSAESTRAAHHVQEAEHLGSKLEEVFRKPCEGTENSGATPHYRDNLALEEAVDTNHLKTPVHSKDLSEICDETSTAAYMLIGQILDKWLLVENGEVEELTRHYLGGGLVSEGPQDTRELLNVTDNKNLKGDILVHAVERILPNLPRRNKIDSGLLDCTLNKASNSRPSIFVKFSRKKIACSILECTNINK; encoded by the exons ATGCGTAG GTTCTTGGCTGAATCAGATATACGGAGTGACGAA GTGTCTTGCGAAAAAGTGACAGCCAATGTTGCAAAAAGTTATGGTCTGCAGCGCGGTGGCCACAACCATCACTTGGTTCAGGATGGTCTCAGGCTTCTTAACTTACCAAGAGGGGAAGATGGCTCATTGAGTCCAGAAAGTCTGAACATTATGCATAGCACAATCAATAAGTTAAGCAATGGAGCACTTCAATCAGTGGCTAAAATCATCAGCCGCACCAACTGTAGTTTTAATAAGACTAGACCACTGTTAAGAGAAATTGTAACATACCATCTTCCGTGTTACTTAGCCAAGCTGGATCATGAAGATGTCATCATGTTTGAGTTGTCTGAAATTTTGAGAAATCCTGGCAGCTACCAATCTGATTCGTTGAGCCTTGTCACACCTGTGTCACCACTGCTTCTGTCATCTATCAACCAAGCTTTGGATAGACTTGATGGGATTCCTGACCAAGCTCTTGTTGCAGTGAACAGGAAGCTCATAGGAAAAACATGTATGCCGAAATTCTGGCATGTGCCTCGGTCTTCCAGTAGAGGGCATCTTATTGAAATAGTGAGGAAAAGATGCAAAATGATTATAGCGCGTATTGAGGAAGGTTACATGCCAAAGAGATTAGCAAAGGCCATGTCAGTGGTGAACCTATACTGGAAGCAGAAGTTGAGATCCATGGATATTTCTCAGTTAGAGTACTTCCCCTTTTCAAAAGAAACAGTGTCTTTGCAAAATGATATCCTGAATGCTCTTTGGTTGCTTCCAAAACTCCAGCATGATGACCTAAAATTGCTGCGTCCCATATTGGACCCAGATCCTAAATTTCGAAAGATGCAATTTAGAGTATCTTTGAGGAAGTACTTGTTAGAATGCTTGTTTGAATCTGATGAAGGTGATTTGCCAGATGAGGCCCATCAAGCCATAGCCTTTATAAATCGGATTTCTCAATGTGAAAGTGCCTGTCTGACAGAACGAAGGAAGAATGCTGAAGTAGATTCTGTATTGAATGTAAGCAGTCAACTCAGAGCTTTGGCATATTATGATACCGATGACTGTTCAGACgcggacaagttgatgagcttagGGAGTGTCAACTGCACTGGGGATAATGATTTCGTACTCCCTGAGACCAACTATTTCCACTATAAATTTGAGCAGCATATGGATGAGCCTTGTTCTTCGAATAGTACACCCAAAGTTGTTGATATGGACGAGTGTTGTTCGGCTGAATCTACCAGAGCTGCACATCATGTTCAAGAAGCTGAACATCTAGGTTCCAAATTAGAGGAGGTTTTCAGGAAACCATGTGAAGGAACTGAAAACTCTGGAGCCACTCCACATTACAGAGACAACCTTGCTTTGGAGGAGGCTGTTGATACCAATCATTTGAAGACGCCAGTGCACTCTAAGGATCTCTCCGAGATCTGTGATGAAACTTCAACAGCAGCCTACATGCTCATTGGACAAATTTTGGATAAATGGCTACTTGTAGAGAACGGCGAAGTGGAAGAGCTCACCAGACATTATCTTGGAGGGGGCTTGGTTTCTGAAGGTCCACAAG ACACTAGAGAATTGCTGAATGTAACAGATAATAAGAACCTGAAGGGTGACATTCTAGTGCATGCCGTGGAACGCATCTTGCCCAATTTGCCGAGAAG GAACAAGATTGACAGCGGCCTCTTGGATTGCACTCTTAATAAAGCTTCAAACTCAAGGCCTTCGATATTTGTAAAGTTTTCCAGGAAGAAGATTGCCTGTAGCATCTTGGAGTGCACTAATATTAATAAATAA
- the LOC125513720 gene encoding uncharacterized protein LOC125513720 isoform X2 translates to MDFSVEDGKRLWSLVWKQVVLVDKKRRWLESMTPKSDGCNIRLKRPKFLADAFLAESDIRSDEVSCEKVTANVAKSYGLQRGGHNHHLVQDGLRLLNLPRGEDGSLSPESLNIMHSTINKLSNGALQSVAKIISRTNCSFNKTRPLLREIVTYHLPCYLAKLDHEDVIMFELSEILRNPGSYQSDSLSLVTPVSPLLLSSINQALDRLDGIPDQALVAVNRKLIGKTCMPKFWHVPRSSSRGHLIEIVRKRCKMIIARIEEGYMPKRLAKAMSVVNLYWKQKLRSMDISQLEYFPFSKETVSLQNDILNALWLLPKLQHDDLKLLRPILDPDPKFRKMQFRVSLRKYLLECLFESDEGDLPDEAHQAIAFINRISQCESACLTERRKNAEVDSVLNVSSQLRALAYYDTDDCSDADKLMSLGSVNCTGDNDFVLPETNYFHYKFEQHMDEPCSSNSTPKVVDMDECCSAESTRAAHHVQEAEHLGSKLEEVFRKPCEGTENSGATPHYRDNLALEEAVDTNHLKTPVHSKDLSEICDETSTAAYMLIGQILDKWLLVENGEVEELTRHYLGGGLVSEGPQDTRELLNVTDNKNLKGDILVHAVERILPNLPRSCIDQVKRLMT, encoded by the exons ATGGACTTCTCCGTCGAGGATGGCAAAAGGCTATGGTCGCTTGTTTGGAAGCAGGTGGTCCTGGTCGACAAGAAACGAAGGTGGTTGGAGTCGATGACTCCCAAATCGGATGGCTGCAACATACGACTGAAGCGACCAAAGTTCTTGGCTGATGC GTTCTTGGCTGAATCAGATATACGGAGTGACGAA GTGTCTTGCGAAAAAGTGACAGCCAATGTTGCAAAAAGTTATGGTCTGCAGCGCGGTGGCCACAACCATCACTTGGTTCAGGATGGTCTCAGGCTTCTTAACTTACCAAGAGGGGAAGATGGCTCATTGAGTCCAGAAAGTCTGAACATTATGCATAGCACAATCAATAAGTTAAGCAATGGAGCACTTCAATCAGTGGCTAAAATCATCAGCCGCACCAACTGTAGTTTTAATAAGACTAGACCACTGTTAAGAGAAATTGTAACATACCATCTTCCGTGTTACTTAGCCAAGCTGGATCATGAAGATGTCATCATGTTTGAGTTGTCTGAAATTTTGAGAAATCCTGGCAGCTACCAATCTGATTCGTTGAGCCTTGTCACACCTGTGTCACCACTGCTTCTGTCATCTATCAACCAAGCTTTGGATAGACTTGATGGGATTCCTGACCAAGCTCTTGTTGCAGTGAACAGGAAGCTCATAGGAAAAACATGTATGCCGAAATTCTGGCATGTGCCTCGGTCTTCCAGTAGAGGGCATCTTATTGAAATAGTGAGGAAAAGATGCAAAATGATTATAGCGCGTATTGAGGAAGGTTACATGCCAAAGAGATTAGCAAAGGCCATGTCAGTGGTGAACCTATACTGGAAGCAGAAGTTGAGATCCATGGATATTTCTCAGTTAGAGTACTTCCCCTTTTCAAAAGAAACAGTGTCTTTGCAAAATGATATCCTGAATGCTCTTTGGTTGCTTCCAAAACTCCAGCATGATGACCTAAAATTGCTGCGTCCCATATTGGACCCAGATCCTAAATTTCGAAAGATGCAATTTAGAGTATCTTTGAGGAAGTACTTGTTAGAATGCTTGTTTGAATCTGATGAAGGTGATTTGCCAGATGAGGCCCATCAAGCCATAGCCTTTATAAATCGGATTTCTCAATGTGAAAGTGCCTGTCTGACAGAACGAAGGAAGAATGCTGAAGTAGATTCTGTATTGAATGTAAGCAGTCAACTCAGAGCTTTGGCATATTATGATACCGATGACTGTTCAGACgcggacaagttgatgagcttagGGAGTGTCAACTGCACTGGGGATAATGATTTCGTACTCCCTGAGACCAACTATTTCCACTATAAATTTGAGCAGCATATGGATGAGCCTTGTTCTTCGAATAGTACACCCAAAGTTGTTGATATGGACGAGTGTTGTTCGGCTGAATCTACCAGAGCTGCACATCATGTTCAAGAAGCTGAACATCTAGGTTCCAAATTAGAGGAGGTTTTCAGGAAACCATGTGAAGGAACTGAAAACTCTGGAGCCACTCCACATTACAGAGACAACCTTGCTTTGGAGGAGGCTGTTGATACCAATCATTTGAAGACGCCAGTGCACTCTAAGGATCTCTCCGAGATCTGTGATGAAACTTCAACAGCAGCCTACATGCTCATTGGACAAATTTTGGATAAATGGCTACTTGTAGAGAACGGCGAAGTGGAAGAGCTCACCAGACATTATCTTGGAGGGGGCTTGGTTTCTGAAGGTCCACAAG ACACTAGAGAATTGCTGAATGTAACAGATAATAAGAACCTGAAGGGTGACATTCTAGTGCATGCCGTGGAACGCATCTTGCCCAATTTGCCGAGAAG TTGCATTGACCAAGTTAAGAGGCTAATGACCTAG
- the LOC125513720 gene encoding uncharacterized protein LOC125513720 isoform X5: MHSTINKLSNGALQSVAKIISRTNCSFNKTRPLLREIVTYHLPCYLAKLDHEDVIMFELSEILRNPGSYQSDSLSLVTPVSPLLLSSINQALDRLDGIPDQALVAVNRKLIGKTCMPKFWHVPRSSSRGHLIEIVRKRCKMIIARIEEGYMPKRLAKAMSVVNLYWKQKLRSMDISQLEYFPFSKETVSLQNDILNALWLLPKLQHDDLKLLRPILDPDPKFRKMQFRVSLRKYLLECLFESDEGDLPDEAHQAIAFINRISQCESACLTERRKNAEVDSVLNVSSQLRALAYYDTDDCSDADKLMSLGSVNCTGDNDFVLPETNYFHYKFEQHMDEPCSSNSTPKVVDMDECCSAESTRAAHHVQEAEHLGSKLEEVFRKPCEGTENSGATPHYRDNLALEEAVDTNHLKTPVHSKDLSEICDETSTAAYMLIGQILDKWLLVENGEVEELTRHYLGGGLVSEGPQDTRELLNVTDNKNLKGDILVHAVERILPNLPRRNKIDSGLLDCTLNKASNSRPSIFVKFSRKKIACSILECTNINK; encoded by the exons ATGCATAGCACAATCAATAAGTTAAGCAATGGAGCACTTCAATCAGTGGCTAAAATCATCAGCCGCACCAACTGTAGTTTTAATAAGACTAGACCACTGTTAAGAGAAATTGTAACATACCATCTTCCGTGTTACTTAGCCAAGCTGGATCATGAAGATGTCATCATGTTTGAGTTGTCTGAAATTTTGAGAAATCCTGGCAGCTACCAATCTGATTCGTTGAGCCTTGTCACACCTGTGTCACCACTGCTTCTGTCATCTATCAACCAAGCTTTGGATAGACTTGATGGGATTCCTGACCAAGCTCTTGTTGCAGTGAACAGGAAGCTCATAGGAAAAACATGTATGCCGAAATTCTGGCATGTGCCTCGGTCTTCCAGTAGAGGGCATCTTATTGAAATAGTGAGGAAAAGATGCAAAATGATTATAGCGCGTATTGAGGAAGGTTACATGCCAAAGAGATTAGCAAAGGCCATGTCAGTGGTGAACCTATACTGGAAGCAGAAGTTGAGATCCATGGATATTTCTCAGTTAGAGTACTTCCCCTTTTCAAAAGAAACAGTGTCTTTGCAAAATGATATCCTGAATGCTCTTTGGTTGCTTCCAAAACTCCAGCATGATGACCTAAAATTGCTGCGTCCCATATTGGACCCAGATCCTAAATTTCGAAAGATGCAATTTAGAGTATCTTTGAGGAAGTACTTGTTAGAATGCTTGTTTGAATCTGATGAAGGTGATTTGCCAGATGAGGCCCATCAAGCCATAGCCTTTATAAATCGGATTTCTCAATGTGAAAGTGCCTGTCTGACAGAACGAAGGAAGAATGCTGAAGTAGATTCTGTATTGAATGTAAGCAGTCAACTCAGAGCTTTGGCATATTATGATACCGATGACTGTTCAGACgcggacaagttgatgagcttagGGAGTGTCAACTGCACTGGGGATAATGATTTCGTACTCCCTGAGACCAACTATTTCCACTATAAATTTGAGCAGCATATGGATGAGCCTTGTTCTTCGAATAGTACACCCAAAGTTGTTGATATGGACGAGTGTTGTTCGGCTGAATCTACCAGAGCTGCACATCATGTTCAAGAAGCTGAACATCTAGGTTCCAAATTAGAGGAGGTTTTCAGGAAACCATGTGAAGGAACTGAAAACTCTGGAGCCACTCCACATTACAGAGACAACCTTGCTTTGGAGGAGGCTGTTGATACCAATCATTTGAAGACGCCAGTGCACTCTAAGGATCTCTCCGAGATCTGTGATGAAACTTCAACAGCAGCCTACATGCTCATTGGACAAATTTTGGATAAATGGCTACTTGTAGAGAACGGCGAAGTGGAAGAGCTCACCAGACATTATCTTGGAGGGGGCTTGGTTTCTGAAGGTCCACAAG ACACTAGAGAATTGCTGAATGTAACAGATAATAAGAACCTGAAGGGTGACATTCTAGTGCATGCCGTGGAACGCATCTTGCCCAATTTGCCGAGAAG GAACAAGATTGACAGCGGCCTCTTGGATTGCACTCTTAATAAAGCTTCAAACTCAAGGCCTTCGATATTTGTAAAGTTTTCCAGGAAGAAGATTGCCTGTAGCATCTTGGAGTGCACTAATATTAATAAATAA
- the LOC125513720 gene encoding uncharacterized protein LOC125513720 isoform X1 codes for MDFSVEDGKRLWSLVWKQVVLVDKKRRWLESMTPKSDGCNIRLKRPKFLADAFLAESDIRSDEVSCEKVTANVAKSYGLQRGGHNHHLVQDGLRLLNLPRGEDGSLSPESLNIMHSTINKLSNGALQSVAKIISRTNCSFNKTRPLLREIVTYHLPCYLAKLDHEDVIMFELSEILRNPGSYQSDSLSLVTPVSPLLLSSINQALDRLDGIPDQALVAVNRKLIGKTCMPKFWHVPRSSSRGHLIEIVRKRCKMIIARIEEGYMPKRLAKAMSVVNLYWKQKLRSMDISQLEYFPFSKETVSLQNDILNALWLLPKLQHDDLKLLRPILDPDPKFRKMQFRVSLRKYLLECLFESDEGDLPDEAHQAIAFINRISQCESACLTERRKNAEVDSVLNVSSQLRALAYYDTDDCSDADKLMSLGSVNCTGDNDFVLPETNYFHYKFEQHMDEPCSSNSTPKVVDMDECCSAESTRAAHHVQEAEHLGSKLEEVFRKPCEGTENSGATPHYRDNLALEEAVDTNHLKTPVHSKDLSEICDETSTAAYMLIGQILDKWLLVENGEVEELTRHYLGGGLVSEGPQDTRELLNVTDNKNLKGDILVHAVERILPNLPRRNKIDSGLLDCTLNKASNSRPSIFVKFSRKKIACSILECTNINK; via the exons ATGGACTTCTCCGTCGAGGATGGCAAAAGGCTATGGTCGCTTGTTTGGAAGCAGGTGGTCCTGGTCGACAAGAAACGAAGGTGGTTGGAGTCGATGACTCCCAAATCGGATGGCTGCAACATACGACTGAAGCGACCAAAGTTCTTGGCTGATGC GTTCTTGGCTGAATCAGATATACGGAGTGACGAA GTGTCTTGCGAAAAAGTGACAGCCAATGTTGCAAAAAGTTATGGTCTGCAGCGCGGTGGCCACAACCATCACTTGGTTCAGGATGGTCTCAGGCTTCTTAACTTACCAAGAGGGGAAGATGGCTCATTGAGTCCAGAAAGTCTGAACATTATGCATAGCACAATCAATAAGTTAAGCAATGGAGCACTTCAATCAGTGGCTAAAATCATCAGCCGCACCAACTGTAGTTTTAATAAGACTAGACCACTGTTAAGAGAAATTGTAACATACCATCTTCCGTGTTACTTAGCCAAGCTGGATCATGAAGATGTCATCATGTTTGAGTTGTCTGAAATTTTGAGAAATCCTGGCAGCTACCAATCTGATTCGTTGAGCCTTGTCACACCTGTGTCACCACTGCTTCTGTCATCTATCAACCAAGCTTTGGATAGACTTGATGGGATTCCTGACCAAGCTCTTGTTGCAGTGAACAGGAAGCTCATAGGAAAAACATGTATGCCGAAATTCTGGCATGTGCCTCGGTCTTCCAGTAGAGGGCATCTTATTGAAATAGTGAGGAAAAGATGCAAAATGATTATAGCGCGTATTGAGGAAGGTTACATGCCAAAGAGATTAGCAAAGGCCATGTCAGTGGTGAACCTATACTGGAAGCAGAAGTTGAGATCCATGGATATTTCTCAGTTAGAGTACTTCCCCTTTTCAAAAGAAACAGTGTCTTTGCAAAATGATATCCTGAATGCTCTTTGGTTGCTTCCAAAACTCCAGCATGATGACCTAAAATTGCTGCGTCCCATATTGGACCCAGATCCTAAATTTCGAAAGATGCAATTTAGAGTATCTTTGAGGAAGTACTTGTTAGAATGCTTGTTTGAATCTGATGAAGGTGATTTGCCAGATGAGGCCCATCAAGCCATAGCCTTTATAAATCGGATTTCTCAATGTGAAAGTGCCTGTCTGACAGAACGAAGGAAGAATGCTGAAGTAGATTCTGTATTGAATGTAAGCAGTCAACTCAGAGCTTTGGCATATTATGATACCGATGACTGTTCAGACgcggacaagttgatgagcttagGGAGTGTCAACTGCACTGGGGATAATGATTTCGTACTCCCTGAGACCAACTATTTCCACTATAAATTTGAGCAGCATATGGATGAGCCTTGTTCTTCGAATAGTACACCCAAAGTTGTTGATATGGACGAGTGTTGTTCGGCTGAATCTACCAGAGCTGCACATCATGTTCAAGAAGCTGAACATCTAGGTTCCAAATTAGAGGAGGTTTTCAGGAAACCATGTGAAGGAACTGAAAACTCTGGAGCCACTCCACATTACAGAGACAACCTTGCTTTGGAGGAGGCTGTTGATACCAATCATTTGAAGACGCCAGTGCACTCTAAGGATCTCTCCGAGATCTGTGATGAAACTTCAACAGCAGCCTACATGCTCATTGGACAAATTTTGGATAAATGGCTACTTGTAGAGAACGGCGAAGTGGAAGAGCTCACCAGACATTATCTTGGAGGGGGCTTGGTTTCTGAAGGTCCACAAG ACACTAGAGAATTGCTGAATGTAACAGATAATAAGAACCTGAAGGGTGACATTCTAGTGCATGCCGTGGAACGCATCTTGCCCAATTTGCCGAGAAG GAACAAGATTGACAGCGGCCTCTTGGATTGCACTCTTAATAAAGCTTCAAACTCAAGGCCTTCGATATTTGTAAAGTTTTCCAGGAAGAAGATTGCCTGTAGCATCTTGGAGTGCACTAATATTAATAAATAA